The DNA window ACCTCGATTTGCGGGACGTGAATCTCGCCGACGAGGACGTTCGGTCGGCGTACTCCCTCGGGGCGCGTCCGCGACTCGACGGCCGTCCCGACTCGATTTTCGTCGGCACCGACGCGGTTCGCGGGCAAGTCGTCAACGGCGAGGAGCGCACCGCCTCGAACAAGCGAAAGCGCGACACCATCGTCCCCGTGGACGACGAACTTCGTCGGGTGCTCGTCCGGTGGCTGGCGATTCGGCCGGACTCACCGTCGCCCGCGGAACCGCTGTTCGTCAGCACGAGCGGTGACTGGGGTCAACGGCTCACGCCGAAGATGATCCGGAACGTGGTCGAACGCCACGCCCGCGATGCGGGGTGGCACCGAACCGGCGGCGGCGCGGAAGAAAACGTCACGCCCCACTACTTCCGGCACTTTTTCACCACGCATCTCCGCGACCGAACCGGAGACCGCGGTATCGTGAAGTACCTCCGCGGCGACGTGGCGAGCGACATCATCGACACCTACACGCACAACTGGGGAGACAGGGTGCGCGAAGTGTACGAGGCGAACATCTACTCGCTGTTGTAAGTTGGTTTCTCGTTTCGTGGAGAGATACGGGGGAACCTGTCGTCGGGACGAATTCGAGTCGGACTCGGCGGAACGATACTGACCGCTGTGAGTTGAGAGGGTCGTGACTTCTTCGAGAAGCCTTCGGCCGTCTCTTTCCCTCTCCTTCGCAGACCGAT is part of the Haladaptatus paucihalophilus DX253 genome and encodes:
- a CDS encoding tyrosine-type recombinase/integrase, whose protein sequence is MATSSPANPNPDDPVGYFLQDLLYHGKSERTRDAYERVLRRFEGFLSDPDRNPSRRTIAPGEATQRDCMAWIHTLRGDNAESTIATYASYLHRFYAYMTQVGAFESNPMALVVEEMHESIDKDPTRREISVEAMREFVGEIGHPLERAVVCTLLKTGMRVGEVSNLDLRDVNLADEDVRSAYSLGARPRLDGRPDSIFVGTDAVRGQVVNGEERTASNKRKRDTIVPVDDELRRVLVRWLAIRPDSPSPAEPLFVSTSGDWGQRLTPKMIRNVVERHARDAGWHRTGGGAEENVTPHYFRHFFTTHLRDRTGDRGIVKYLRGDVASDIIDTYTHNWGDRVREVYEANIYSLL